From the genome of Rarobacter incanus, one region includes:
- the rpsB gene encoding 30S ribosomal protein S2, whose amino-acid sequence MAVVTMRQLLESGVHFGHQTRRWNPKMKRFIFTERNGIYIIDLQQSLSYIDNAYEFVKETVTRGGTVLFVGTKKQAQEAIAEQATRVGMPYVNYRWLGGLLTNFSTVHKRLQRLKELEQLDFDNVSGSGYTKKELLVLRREKDKLARTLGGIRDLSRVPNAIWIVDTNKEHLAVDEARKLGIPVVAILDTNCDPDVVDFPIPGNDDAIRSVALLTRVIADAVAQGVIDRSAGAAKSENAESGAAAEPLPDWEADLLAGADAPAEAAAAPAEAAEPVASEQA is encoded by the coding sequence ATGGCCGTCGTGACCATGCGTCAACTGCTCGAGAGCGGTGTCCACTTCGGACACCAGACCCGTCGTTGGAACCCGAAGATGAAGCGTTTCATCTTCACCGAGCGTAACGGCATCTACATCATCGATCTGCAGCAGTCGCTGTCTTACATCGACAACGCCTACGAGTTCGTCAAGGAGACGGTGACCCGCGGCGGGACCGTCCTGTTCGTCGGTACCAAGAAGCAGGCCCAGGAAGCGATCGCCGAGCAGGCAACCCGCGTCGGCATGCCCTACGTCAACTACCGCTGGCTCGGTGGTTTGCTGACCAACTTCTCCACCGTGCACAAGCGCTTGCAGCGACTCAAGGAACTGGAGCAGCTCGACTTCGACAACGTTTCGGGTTCCGGCTACACGAAGAAGGAACTGCTGGTTCTGCGCCGCGAGAAGGACAAGCTTGCCCGCACCCTCGGTGGCATTCGCGACCTGAGCCGGGTTCCGAACGCGATTTGGATCGTCGACACGAACAAGGAGCACCTTGCCGTCGACGAGGCCCGCAAGCTGGGTATTCCCGTTGTCGCTATCCTCGACACCAACTGCGACCCCGACGTGGTCGACTTCCCGATCCCGGGGAACGACGACGCGATTCGTTCCGTCGCGTTGCTCACCCGCGTCATCGCGGACGCCGTTGCGCAGGGCGTCATCGACCGGTCGGCCGGCGCCGCTAAGAGCGAGAACGCGGAGTCGGGCGCGGCCGCCGAGCCGCTTCCCGACTGGGAGGCCGACCTGCTTGCCGGGGCCGATGCGCCAGCCGAGGCCGCCGCTGCGCCAGCCGAGGCCGCCGAGCCCGTGGCCAGCGAGCAAGCCTGA